A segment of the Methanothermococcus thermolithotrophicus DSM 2095 genome:
AAAATTTTATTTAAGTTGATTATACAAAAATTAATTTAAACTTTATTTTATGGTATTCTTATTATTTATTGGACAGTATCCATGTCGTATAGCAATTAGAGGAAGATTAAAAAGAATATATCACTTTTAACATATATTTTAAATTTTATTAATTAAAAAAGGTTGAAATCATGTTTAGTATAAGAAAAATAATAACAATATCTGATTATGTAACGGTAATAAACATTGTTTTAGGGATGCTGGGGATATTATTTCACGATTTCAGGTTTATCTATGCGTCAGTTGTTTTTGATGCATTGGATGGTTTTGTTGCAAGGAAAACTAACACAGTATCCGAATTTGGAGCAGAACTGGATAGTATTTGTGATGTTGTTAGTTTTGGTGTGGCTCCTGCATATTTGACCTATTACTACTTTGAAGGAAATCTTAGTTTAATAGCTTCTTTAATATTCTTAATTGGCGGAGCTCTAAGGTTGGCAAGATTTGGAATATTGGATGTCAAACATTTTGTCGGATTGCCTATCCCTGCAGCTGCTTTGGTTTTGTGTGTAGTATCTCAAATGATTTTAGAATACAACATAACTTCAAATTTAGCTTCAATAACTGCCATAATTGCCGGGTTTTTAATGGTTAGCGATATTCAATATCCGAAATATCCTCAAAAGATATCAATGGGTATTTTTGCAGTTTCATTAATTCTCTCGTTATTCGGGATTGTAGAACCTCTGGCATTTTGTGCTATAGGATATGTTCTTTATGGCATTATTAAATTTAAGGGATAAAATCGTTTAAAATGAGAAATAATTATTATAATCGTTCTATCAACAACATAAATATTCAAAATTAAAGAAATTTCTATTTTTATATTTTAGTTTAAAGATTCACTATTTTATGCAGTATTTAATAGAATAATAAAATAATAGAAAAATTTATATTTAATAATATTTATTCTCGATAATATATTATTGAATAAAATGGTGATAGAGTGTTAAAAAAGTTAATAGGATTATTAACAATCCTGATTGTAGCCGTTGGATTCTGTGGATGCATAGATGGAACAGATGTAGATGCAGATACTGCCACACCGGCACAATCGGGAGCTCCGGCTGTAAGTGAAGATACAGGAAAAATAAAAATAACAGATATGCTTGGAAGAGAAGTTGAAATCCCAAAGGACGTAAATGAAATAGTATGTGTTGGGCCGGGATGTTTGAGGTTAATTACCTATTTAAATGCTACCGATAAAGTCGTTGGAATTGAGGGCTTTGAAAAGAAAAAAAGTACAGGAAGGCCTTATATATTAGCACATCCTGAACTTTTAAATCTTCCAGTAATTGGAAATGGAGGACCTAGCGATATCGGTAAAGGACCAAATGTAGAACAGACCTTAAAGGTTAAGCCAGATGTAATATTCATAACCTACATAACTAAAGAGAAAGCAGACGAAATTGAGCAAAAGACAGGTATTCCAGTTGTTGTTTTAAGCTATGGAAAGTTGGCAACATTCGATAATGAGGACATATTTAACTCTTTAAAAATAGCAGGAGAAATTTTAGATAAAGAAGATAGAGCAGAAGAAGTTATTAAATTTATAAAAGATTGCGAAAATGACTTAAATGAAAGAACAAAAGACATTCCAGATGAAGAAAAACCAACAGTCTATGTTGGTGGAGTGGCATTTAAGGGTGTGCATGGAATAGACAGCACCCAATGTAAGTATCCCCCATTTGAAGCAGTTAATGCCAAGAATGTCGCTGATGAGCTGAATAAAGAAGGGCAGGCATT
Coding sequences within it:
- the pssA gene encoding CDP-diacylglycerol--serine O-phosphatidyltransferase, with amino-acid sequence MFSIRKIITISDYVTVINIVLGMLGILFHDFRFIYASVVFDALDGFVARKTNTVSEFGAELDSICDVVSFGVAPAYLTYYYFEGNLSLIASLIFLIGGALRLARFGILDVKHFVGLPIPAAALVLCVVSQMILEYNITSNLASITAIIAGFLMVSDIQYPKYPQKISMGIFAVSLILSLFGIVEPLAFCAIGYVLYGIIKFKG
- a CDS encoding iron ABC transporter substrate-binding protein, whose translation is MLKKLIGLLTILIVAVGFCGCIDGTDVDADTATPAQSGAPAVSEDTGKIKITDMLGREVEIPKDVNEIVCVGPGCLRLITYLNATDKVVGIEGFEKKKSTGRPYILAHPELLNLPVIGNGGPSDIGKGPNVEQTLKVKPDVIFITYITKEKADEIEQKTGIPVVVLSYGKLATFDNEDIFNSLKIAGEILDKEDRAEEVIKFIKDCENDLNERTKDIPDEEKPTVYVGGVAFKGVHGIDSTQCKYPPFEAVNAKNVADELNKEGQAFVNKEQILKWNPDIIFIDEGGLKLVMDDYKKNPEFYNSLNAFKNGEVYGLLPYNFYTTNIGTALADAYYIGKVIYPNKFEDINPEQKADEIYTFLVGKPVYNAMKEKLGGFGKLEFNN